A region from the Nematostella vectensis chromosome 13, jaNemVect1.1, whole genome shotgun sequence genome encodes:
- the LOC5513426 gene encoding neurofilament medium polypeptide isoform X1 yields the protein MIKQIDDLDNSEGWVPFFHKLNWQSRENAGKVAAAKLPANRPLNRYRDVLPYDHSRIILESTQNGTDYINANLVEFPELGKRYILAQGPLPHTADHFWQMVWENNSKAVIMLNKVMEKNQIKCFQYWPCGERYAHVNCLELDSFQIKYITENRSEEFTVRILELENKKTKETRVVYHYHYLTWPDFGVPKAPGYFLSFLFECRNAGVLSSDVGPAVIHCSAGIGRSGTFVMIDSILAEVEATGNLNAVDLGERLLAARQYRVGLIQTPDQLRFTSIAILEGTLALFPDIYQIAFDEFMAQKEREFAMQSGSVEEEPHEDEESPPLPPRRKPKEENTSNTAPSCQEPEEGETYDTAQPRPRHEEEDTSDIKVPSRLKQEVEASDTTVPPRRKHEEDGAGDTIVPEKKPCKSLSDLPDERENSGTMLTQYSLTDATTRGKEAKKKGLISTVFEKGEKKEKKAEKEAVLKEIDVAKKGDGREAEKVAKNKENIVTKKGDDKESGKEGSKVEKGPVSAEKFEGEGLEKEVDLEEDEEVKENDAETDEGGEMGEDEEEDLEAEGNGVGEEELSATEEAKGMEEALTSREKVDIEAIDEESRDNKDDKAGKGEDVKASDEEAGEEEDVEAKDNGEDGASDTIVKEKKPCKSLSDLQDDRENSGTILTQYSLIDATTRDKKAKKKGLFSSFLRKGKKKDKKAEQEAVLKEKDVAKKEDGGEAEKVARNKENIATKKEGDKETGKEVSKLEEGPVSAEKIEEVGLEKEVDLEEDVEMKENDAETDKGGEMGEDGLEEDMYDGDKETDEKVNLEAETDEVEGEEELSTTEEGEGMEEVLAAGENVDIKTIDEESMEDEDDKADEGEDLEARDEEAGEEEDVEAGYREEEADIEEGHGEEAGDEDDLEAEDDEGEVDIEEGYREETGEENDEEVGSDEEGEVDIERGYEEETGEENDEEAGYDEEEEVDIKRWYGEETGEENGVEAGYHKDEEVDVEAGYGEETGEENDKEAGYNEEEEVDIKRGYEEETGEENDEEAGYDEEEEVDIKRWYGEETGEENGVEAGYHKDEEVDVEAGYGEESGEENDVEVMEKNAEKEGLEKTQAYDEEIEEEEHRVDSSSKRTTPGSDDDGLSSEGSGEDEIINLSASSSDEDEIGEDGDSENEEEVVEKVDMLGAGEEEADKRRTLSPDKDVGIGSLCDSTSLVSSLLDGDTALGSVISKTEGDPTCTDSRPDSGIQEDSNSLLEGEKIDRLYRETQVSSSGTKTDNMEAHGSDDGTAAKTESEENVVSKEDLQQKEEDQKEAALRKRKWKEKNEKTAEIVSKIKDNVKRQEDWQTGYGPIVKKVLIVLGVCVVAFIAYKVFSRYISSTPKVRPPKLRKRQ from the exons ATGATCAAACAAATAGACGATCTAGACAATTCAGAAGGATGGGTTCCGTTTTTCCAC AAGCTTAATTGGCAATCAAGGGAAAATGCTGGAAAAGTGGCAGCAGCTAAACTACCTGCTAACCGTCCTTTGAATCGTTACAGAGATGTTTTGCCGT aTGATCATAGCCGAATTATCTTGGAATCTACGCAGAATGGGACGGATTATATCAACGCTAACCTAGTTGAG TTTCCTGAGCTGGGCAAGAGGTACATTCTCGCCCAAGGGCCCCTCCCACATACAGCAGACCACTTCTGGCAGATGGTATGGGAGAACAACTCTAAAGCTGTGATAATGCTGAACAAAGTTATGGAGAAAAACCAG ATAAAGTGCTTTCAGTATTGGCCTTGTGGAGAGCGCTATGCTCACGTAAACTGCTTGGAGCTTGACAGCTTCCAAATAAAGTACATCACCGAGAACAGGTCAGAAGAGTTCACTGTCCGCATCCTGGAACTAGAAAACAAGAAG ACAAAAGAGACCCGTGTTGTgtaccactatcactaccTGACATGGCCTGATTTTGGAGTGCCGAAGGCTCCAGGATATTTCTTATCCTTCTTGTTTGAATGCCGAAATGCTGGAGTACTCTCATCTGATGTAGGCCCTGCTGTTATACATTGCAG TGCTGGGATTGGCAGATCGGGGACCTTTGTTATGATTGATTCCATCTTAGCAGAG GTGGAAGCTACTGGAAACCTGAATGCTGTAGACCTAGGGGAAAGGCTCCTTGCCGCTCGTCAGTACAGAGTTGGACTGATTCAAACCCCAGACCAGCTGCGCTTCACCTCTATCGCCATCCTTGAGGGGACCTTGGCCCTGTTCCCAGATATATACCAAATTGCCTTTGACGAGTTCATGGCACAAAAAGAAA GGGAATTTGCTATGCAAAGTGGATCTGTAGAAGAAGAACCTCATGAAGATGAGGAATCCCCACCCTTGCCGCCTCGTCGTAAACCCAAGGAAGAGAACACTAGCAATACAGCCCCTTCTTGTCAGGAGCCTGAGGAAGGGGAGACTTATGATACAGCCCAACCTCGGCCTAGGCATGAGGAAGAGGATACTAGTGATATAAAAGTCCCATCCCGTCTTAAACAAGAAGTGGAAGCTAGTGATACTACTGTACCACCTCGTCGTAAGCATGAGGAAGATGGGGCGGGTGATACTATAGTGCCAGAGAAGAAACCCTGCAAAAGCCTGTCTGATCTTCCAGATGAAAGGGAAAACAGTGGCACAATGCTTACCCAGTACTCCCTCACTGATGCTACAACAAGAGGTAAAGAAGCTAAGAAAAAGGGGCTGATTTCTACTGTTTTTGAAAAGGGAGAGAAGAAGGAAAAGAAGGCAGAGAAAGAGGCTGTCTTAAAGGAAATAGATGTAGCCAAAAAGGGAGATGGTAGAGAGGCAGAGAAAGTGGctaagaataaagaaaatattgtgacAAAGAAGGGAGATGATAAAGAATCAGGAAAAGAGGGTTCAAAGGTAGAAAAAGGGCCTGTTAGTGCAGAGAAATTTGAGGGAGAAGGACTAGAGAAAGAGGTTGATTTAGAGGAAGACGAGGAAGTGAAGGAAAATGATGCAGAGACAGATGAAGGAGGGGAGATGGGAGAAGATGAGGAAGAAGATTTAGAGGCAGAGGGTAATGGAGTAGGAGAGGAAGAGTTGAGTGCAACAGAGGAGGCAAAAGGAATGGAAGAGGCGCTAACTTCACGAGAGAAGGTTGATATAGAAGCAATTGATGAAGAAAGCAGGGATAATAAAGATGACAAGGCAGGTAAGGGAGAGGATGTAAAAGCAAGCGATGAAGAGGCAGGAGAAGAAGAGGATGTAGAGGCCAAGGATAATGGGGAAGATGGGGCGAGTGATACTATAGTGAAAGAGAAGAAACCCTGCAAAAGCCTGTCTGATCTGCAAGATGACAGAGAAAACAGTGGCACAATACTTACCCAGTACTCCCTCATTGATGCTACTACAAGAGATAAAAAAGCTAAGAAAAAGGGgctgttttcttcttttctcaGAAAGGGTAAGAAGAAGGATAAGAAGGCAGAGCAAGAGGCTGTCTTAAAGGAAAAAGATGTAGCCAAAAAGGAAGATGGTGGAGAGGCAGAGAAAGTGGCTAggaataaagaaaacattgcAACAAAGAAGGAAGGTGATAAAGAAACAGGAAAAGAGGTTTCAAAGCTAGAGGAAGGGCCTGTTAGTGCAGAAAAAATAGAGGAAGTAGGACTAGAGAAAGAGGTTGATTTAGAGGAAGATGTGGAAATGAAGGAAAATGATGCAGAGACAGATAAAGGGGGGGAGATGGGAGAAGATGGCTTAGAAGAGGATATGTATGATGGGGACAAAGAAACAGATGAGAAAGTAAATTTAGAGGCAGAGACTGATGAAGTAGAAGGGGAGGAAGAATTGAGTACAACAGAGGAGGGAGAAGGAATGGAAGAGGTGCTAGCTGCAGGAGAGAATGTTGATATAAAAACAATTGATGAAGAGAGCATGGAGGATGAAGATGACAAGGCAGACGAGGGAGAGGATTTAGAAGCAAGAGATGAAGAAGCAGGAGAAGAAGAGGATGTAGAGGCAGGGTACAGAGAGGAAGAAGCAGATATAGAGGAAGGGCATGGAGAAGAGGCAGGAGATGAAGACGATTTAGAGGCAGAGGATGATGAGGGAGAAGTAGATATAGAGGAAGGTTACAGAGAAGAGACAGGTgaagaaaatgatgaagaagTAGGGTCTGATGAAGAAGGAGAAGTTGACATTGAGAGAGGGTATGAAGAAGAGACAGGGgaagaaaatgatgaagaagCAGGGTACGACGAGGAAGAAGAAGTTGATATTAAGAGATGGTATGGAGAAGAGACAGGGGAAGAAAATGGTGTAGAAGCAGGGTATCATAAGGATGAAGAAGTAGATGTAGAGGCAGGGTACGGAGAAGAGACAGGGGaagaaaatgataaagaaGCAGGGTACAATGAGGAAGAAGAAGTTGATATCAAGAGAGGGTATGAAGAAGAGACAGGGgaagaaaatgatgaagaagCAGGGTACGACGAGGAAGAAGAAGTTGATATTAAGAGATGGTATGGAGAAGAGACAGGGGAAGAAAATGGTGTAGAAGCAGGGTATCATAAGGATGAAGAAGTAGATGTAGAGGCAGGGTACGGAGAAGAGTCAGGGGAAGAAAATGATGTAGAAGTGATGGAAAAAAATGCAGAGAAGGAAGGTTTAGAAAAAACCCAGGCATATGATGAAGAAATTGAAGAGGAAGAACACAGAGTAGATTCGTCTTCCAAAAGGACAACCCCAGGCTCAG ATGACGATGGTCTATCATCAGAGgggagtggtgaggatgaGATCATCAACTTGTCAGCTTCCTCCTCAGATGAGGACGAAATTGGAGAGGATGGTGATTCAGAAAATGAGGAAGAAGTGGTAGAGAAGGTCGACATGTTGGGGGCAGGGGAGGAAGAAGCTGATAAAAGGAGAACCTTATCTCCAGACAAGGATGTAGGGATTGGAAGCTTGTGTGACAGTACATCATTAGTATCCTCTTTATTAGATGGAGACACAGCTCTAGGTAGTGTGATATCCAAGACAGAGGGAGATCCCACTTGTACGGACTCACGCCCAGACTCAGGCATCCAAGAGGACTCAAATAGCCTACTTGAAGGAGAAAAAATAGATAGACTTTACAGGGAAACACAGGTTTCTTCTTCAGGAACAAAAACTGATAACATGGAGGCACATGGTAGTGACGATGGTACTGCTGCAAAGACAGAG TCTGAAGAGAATGTGGTCTCTAAAGAAGACCTTCAGCAAAAAGAAGAGGACCAAAA AGAGGCGGCTCTAAGAAAGCGGAAATGGAAGGAAAAAAACGAAAAGACAGCAGAGATAGTCAGTAAAATCAAGGACAATGTCAAACGCCAGGAAGATTGGCAAACTGGTTATGGTCCAATTGTGAAGAAAGTTCTTATTGTTttaggtgtgtgtgtggtagCCTTCATAGCTTATAAAGTGTTCAGCCGATATATCAGCTCAACACCAAAAGTTCGGCCACCAAAGTTAAGGAAGAGACAGTAA
- the LOC5513426 gene encoding neurofilament medium polypeptide isoform X2, with translation MIKQIDDLDNSEGWVPFFHKLNWQSRENAGKVAAAKLPANRPLNRYRDVLPYDHSRIILESTQNGTDYINANLVEFPELGKRYILAQGPLPHTADHFWQMVWENNSKAVIMLNKVMEKNQIKCFQYWPCGERYAHVNCLELDSFQIKYITENRSEEFTVRILELENKKTKETRVVYHYHYLTWPDFGVPKAPGYFLSFLFECRNAGVLSSDVGPAVIHCSAGIGRSGTFVMIDSILAEVEATGNLNAVDLGERLLAARQYRVGLIQTPDQLRFTSIAILEGTLALFPDIYQIAFDEFMAQKEREFAMQSGSVEEEPHEDEESPPLPPRRKPKEENTSNTAPSCQEPEEGETYDTAQPRPRHEEEDTSDIKVPSRLKQEVEASDTTVPPRRKHEEDGAGDTIVPEKKPCKSLSDLPDERENSGTMLTQYSLTDATTRGKEAKKKGLISTVFEKGEKKEKKAEKEAVLKEIDVAKKGDGREAEKVAKNKENIVTKKGDDKESGKEGSKVEKGPVSAEKFEGEGLEKEVDLEEDEEVKENDAETDEGGEMGEDEEEDLEAEGNGVGEEELSATEEAKGMEEALTSREKVDIEAIDEEAGEEEDVEAKDNGEDGASDTIVKEKKPCKSLSDLQDDRENSGTILTQYSLIDATTRDKKAKKKGLFSSFLRKGKKKDKKAEQEAVLKEKDVAKKEDGGEAEKVARNKENIATKKEGDKETGKEVSKLEEGPVSAEKIEEVGLEKEVDLEEDVEMKENDAETDKGGEMGEDGLEEDMYDGDKETDEKVNLEAETDEVEGEEELSTTEEGEGMEEVLAAGENVDIKTIDEESMEDEDDKADEGEDLEARDEEAGEEEDVEAGYREEEADIEEGHGEEAGDEDDLEAEDDEGEVDIEEGYREETGEENDEEVGSDEEGEVDIERGYEEETGEENDEEAGYDEEEEVDIKRWYGEETGEENGVEAGYHKDEEVDVEAGYGEETGEENDKEAGYNEEEEVDIKRGYEEETGEENDEEAGYDEEEEVDIKRWYGEETGEENGVEAGYHKDEEVDVEAGYGEESGEENDVEVMEKNAEKEGLEKTQAYDEEIEEEEHRVDSSSKRTTPGSDDDGLSSEGSGEDEIINLSASSSDEDEIGEDGDSENEEEVVEKVDMLGAGEEEADKRRTLSPDKDVGIGSLCDSTSLVSSLLDGDTALGSVISKTEGDPTCTDSRPDSGIQEDSNSLLEGEKIDRLYRETQVSSSGTKTDNMEAHGSDDGTAAKTESEENVVSKEDLQQKEEDQKEAALRKRKWKEKNEKTAEIVSKIKDNVKRQEDWQTGYGPIVKKVLIVLGVCVVAFIAYKVFSRYISSTPKVRPPKLRKRQ, from the exons ATGATCAAACAAATAGACGATCTAGACAATTCAGAAGGATGGGTTCCGTTTTTCCAC AAGCTTAATTGGCAATCAAGGGAAAATGCTGGAAAAGTGGCAGCAGCTAAACTACCTGCTAACCGTCCTTTGAATCGTTACAGAGATGTTTTGCCGT aTGATCATAGCCGAATTATCTTGGAATCTACGCAGAATGGGACGGATTATATCAACGCTAACCTAGTTGAG TTTCCTGAGCTGGGCAAGAGGTACATTCTCGCCCAAGGGCCCCTCCCACATACAGCAGACCACTTCTGGCAGATGGTATGGGAGAACAACTCTAAAGCTGTGATAATGCTGAACAAAGTTATGGAGAAAAACCAG ATAAAGTGCTTTCAGTATTGGCCTTGTGGAGAGCGCTATGCTCACGTAAACTGCTTGGAGCTTGACAGCTTCCAAATAAAGTACATCACCGAGAACAGGTCAGAAGAGTTCACTGTCCGCATCCTGGAACTAGAAAACAAGAAG ACAAAAGAGACCCGTGTTGTgtaccactatcactaccTGACATGGCCTGATTTTGGAGTGCCGAAGGCTCCAGGATATTTCTTATCCTTCTTGTTTGAATGCCGAAATGCTGGAGTACTCTCATCTGATGTAGGCCCTGCTGTTATACATTGCAG TGCTGGGATTGGCAGATCGGGGACCTTTGTTATGATTGATTCCATCTTAGCAGAG GTGGAAGCTACTGGAAACCTGAATGCTGTAGACCTAGGGGAAAGGCTCCTTGCCGCTCGTCAGTACAGAGTTGGACTGATTCAAACCCCAGACCAGCTGCGCTTCACCTCTATCGCCATCCTTGAGGGGACCTTGGCCCTGTTCCCAGATATATACCAAATTGCCTTTGACGAGTTCATGGCACAAAAAGAAA GGGAATTTGCTATGCAAAGTGGATCTGTAGAAGAAGAACCTCATGAAGATGAGGAATCCCCACCCTTGCCGCCTCGTCGTAAACCCAAGGAAGAGAACACTAGCAATACAGCCCCTTCTTGTCAGGAGCCTGAGGAAGGGGAGACTTATGATACAGCCCAACCTCGGCCTAGGCATGAGGAAGAGGATACTAGTGATATAAAAGTCCCATCCCGTCTTAAACAAGAAGTGGAAGCTAGTGATACTACTGTACCACCTCGTCGTAAGCATGAGGAAGATGGGGCGGGTGATACTATAGTGCCAGAGAAGAAACCCTGCAAAAGCCTGTCTGATCTTCCAGATGAAAGGGAAAACAGTGGCACAATGCTTACCCAGTACTCCCTCACTGATGCTACAACAAGAGGTAAAGAAGCTAAGAAAAAGGGGCTGATTTCTACTGTTTTTGAAAAGGGAGAGAAGAAGGAAAAGAAGGCAGAGAAAGAGGCTGTCTTAAAGGAAATAGATGTAGCCAAAAAGGGAGATGGTAGAGAGGCAGAGAAAGTGGctaagaataaagaaaatattgtgacAAAGAAGGGAGATGATAAAGAATCAGGAAAAGAGGGTTCAAAGGTAGAAAAAGGGCCTGTTAGTGCAGAGAAATTTGAGGGAGAAGGACTAGAGAAAGAGGTTGATTTAGAGGAAGACGAGGAAGTGAAGGAAAATGATGCAGAGACAGATGAAGGAGGGGAGATGGGAGAAGATGAGGAAGAAGATTTAGAGGCAGAGGGTAATGGAGTAGGAGAGGAAGAGTTGAGTGCAACAGAGGAGGCAAAAGGAATGGAAGAGGCGCTAACTTCACGAGAGAAGGTTGATATAGAAGCAATT GATGAAGAGGCAGGAGAAGAAGAGGATGTAGAGGCCAAGGATAATGGGGAAGATGGGGCGAGTGATACTATAGTGAAAGAGAAGAAACCCTGCAAAAGCCTGTCTGATCTGCAAGATGACAGAGAAAACAGTGGCACAATACTTACCCAGTACTCCCTCATTGATGCTACTACAAGAGATAAAAAAGCTAAGAAAAAGGGgctgttttcttcttttctcaGAAAGGGTAAGAAGAAGGATAAGAAGGCAGAGCAAGAGGCTGTCTTAAAGGAAAAAGATGTAGCCAAAAAGGAAGATGGTGGAGAGGCAGAGAAAGTGGCTAggaataaagaaaacattgcAACAAAGAAGGAAGGTGATAAAGAAACAGGAAAAGAGGTTTCAAAGCTAGAGGAAGGGCCTGTTAGTGCAGAAAAAATAGAGGAAGTAGGACTAGAGAAAGAGGTTGATTTAGAGGAAGATGTGGAAATGAAGGAAAATGATGCAGAGACAGATAAAGGGGGGGAGATGGGAGAAGATGGCTTAGAAGAGGATATGTATGATGGGGACAAAGAAACAGATGAGAAAGTAAATTTAGAGGCAGAGACTGATGAAGTAGAAGGGGAGGAAGAATTGAGTACAACAGAGGAGGGAGAAGGAATGGAAGAGGTGCTAGCTGCAGGAGAGAATGTTGATATAAAAACAATTGATGAAGAGAGCATGGAGGATGAAGATGACAAGGCAGACGAGGGAGAGGATTTAGAAGCAAGAGATGAAGAAGCAGGAGAAGAAGAGGATGTAGAGGCAGGGTACAGAGAGGAAGAAGCAGATATAGAGGAAGGGCATGGAGAAGAGGCAGGAGATGAAGACGATTTAGAGGCAGAGGATGATGAGGGAGAAGTAGATATAGAGGAAGGTTACAGAGAAGAGACAGGTgaagaaaatgatgaagaagTAGGGTCTGATGAAGAAGGAGAAGTTGACATTGAGAGAGGGTATGAAGAAGAGACAGGGgaagaaaatgatgaagaagCAGGGTACGACGAGGAAGAAGAAGTTGATATTAAGAGATGGTATGGAGAAGAGACAGGGGAAGAAAATGGTGTAGAAGCAGGGTATCATAAGGATGAAGAAGTAGATGTAGAGGCAGGGTACGGAGAAGAGACAGGGGaagaaaatgataaagaaGCAGGGTACAATGAGGAAGAAGAAGTTGATATCAAGAGAGGGTATGAAGAAGAGACAGGGgaagaaaatgatgaagaagCAGGGTACGACGAGGAAGAAGAAGTTGATATTAAGAGATGGTATGGAGAAGAGACAGGGGAAGAAAATGGTGTAGAAGCAGGGTATCATAAGGATGAAGAAGTAGATGTAGAGGCAGGGTACGGAGAAGAGTCAGGGGAAGAAAATGATGTAGAAGTGATGGAAAAAAATGCAGAGAAGGAAGGTTTAGAAAAAACCCAGGCATATGATGAAGAAATTGAAGAGGAAGAACACAGAGTAGATTCGTCTTCCAAAAGGACAACCCCAGGCTCAG ATGACGATGGTCTATCATCAGAGgggagtggtgaggatgaGATCATCAACTTGTCAGCTTCCTCCTCAGATGAGGACGAAATTGGAGAGGATGGTGATTCAGAAAATGAGGAAGAAGTGGTAGAGAAGGTCGACATGTTGGGGGCAGGGGAGGAAGAAGCTGATAAAAGGAGAACCTTATCTCCAGACAAGGATGTAGGGATTGGAAGCTTGTGTGACAGTACATCATTAGTATCCTCTTTATTAGATGGAGACACAGCTCTAGGTAGTGTGATATCCAAGACAGAGGGAGATCCCACTTGTACGGACTCACGCCCAGACTCAGGCATCCAAGAGGACTCAAATAGCCTACTTGAAGGAGAAAAAATAGATAGACTTTACAGGGAAACACAGGTTTCTTCTTCAGGAACAAAAACTGATAACATGGAGGCACATGGTAGTGACGATGGTACTGCTGCAAAGACAGAG TCTGAAGAGAATGTGGTCTCTAAAGAAGACCTTCAGCAAAAAGAAGAGGACCAAAA AGAGGCGGCTCTAAGAAAGCGGAAATGGAAGGAAAAAAACGAAAAGACAGCAGAGATAGTCAGTAAAATCAAGGACAATGTCAAACGCCAGGAAGATTGGCAAACTGGTTATGGTCCAATTGTGAAGAAAGTTCTTATTGTTttaggtgtgtgtgtggtagCCTTCATAGCTTATAAAGTGTTCAGCCGATATATCAGCTCAACACCAAAAGTTCGGCCACCAAAGTTAAGGAAGAGACAGTAA